AGAGCTCGAGCAGGAGGGCGAAGGTGAGCTGGGCGACGGAATGGGTGCCATAGGTGGGCACGTTGGTGACGGGGATGTCGCGATCGGCGGCGGCTTGAACATCGACGACGTTGTAGCCGGTGGCGAGGACGCCGATGTATTGGAGGTCGGGCAGCGCGCGGATGGTCTGAGCGGTCAGAGGGGTTTTGTTGGTCAGGAGGATCGCAGCGCCGGCGGCGCGGGCAAGGATGTGGTCGGCGGGCGTGCGGTCGTGGACGGTCAGGTCGCCGAGCTGTTCGAGGGCGGCCCAGCTCAGGTCGCCGGGATTGAGGGTGAAGCCGTCGAGCACCACGATTTTCATCAGCCGATCTCCAGCGTCCGCAGGATGCAGTCGACCACCTGCTGGTGATCGAGTCCGTTGCAGTCGATGGTAACGTCGGCGTGCCGGCGATACAACGGCTGGCGTTCGTCGTAGAGCTGGGCAAGGGAGTAACCGGGCGGCATGACGACGCCGCGGGTCAGCAGGTTGGTCAGTCGTTTTTCGAGGCGGTCGAAGGGCAGGTCGAGATGGACGGCGAGTCCGCGGCGTTTGAGATGGGCCATGGCGGCCTGGCTGTAGATGACGCTTCCGCCGGTGGCGATGACGAAGTCGCGGCAGTTGAGGGTGAGGACTTCGGCCTCTTCGGTTCTGAGGAATTCCTCGCGTCCGTTGGCGTCGATGATCTCCTGGAGACGCCGGCCGAGGCGTGCCTG
The DNA window shown above is from Phycisphaerae bacterium and carries:
- a CDS encoding shikimate kinase, with product MTSRLRERDNIVLIGMPGVGKSTVGVLLAKVTSLDFIDTDVYIQARLGRRLQEIIDANGREEFLRTEEAEVLTLNCRDFVIATGGSVIYSQAAMAHLKRRGLAVHLDLPFDRLEKRLTNLLTRGVVMPPGYSLAQLYDERQPLYRRHADVTIDCNGLDHQQVVDCILRTLEIG